GTGACTAGATTAAAATTTTATAATAAGACAATTCATATTTATTAACTATTTATATAAATCTTTAAGTATAAATAATATATTGTTATTTAAAATAGTTAATATTAACAAAATAAAATTTATAACAGAATAAAAATTATAAAAAGTTACACATTAATTTGATTAAGTACAATAATCAATATATACTTAGTTTATATTTCTTATTATAATAAACAAAAGTTGTAATATCTATACATATAGTTTATTGTTACAAACATTTAATAAAATACATATATCGTAATATTATAGTAAAGTAAAATATCTTTCATATATACGGAGTTGGAATTATGTTCAATGATACTCACGTCGGAACCGTCCACATAAATTGTCGAAATCTAGATAATAGTATATACTTTTACACGCATTGGTTAGGGTTTACTGCTTATAAAAAAGATAAACAAGCAACTATCGTTGCAGTGGCGGAAAAACCTTTAATTATTCTTCATGAAATTGATGAAGATGCACCTGAAAGTAATATATTAGAAAGCATAGGGATTAAACTATCTTCAATTGAACAATTAAGTCAGTTGTTTAACTTTTTGGTTGCTAAACGTTATCCAATAGAAGATGCACTAGATTACGGAGATTTCATAGGGTTTAACGTCATCGATCCTGAAGGGAATAGATTAATTTTCTATTCAGATTTTGATACACCAAAATCGACTGAAATAAACGGTAAACCATTTGATTATCAAATGCTGACTTCTTTAAGTCATGTACCTTTGTCAAAAATAGATGACAATACTGAAATAGGATTTATCCACCTAAACATCCCTTATGAAGAACGATATATTAACTTTTTCGTTGATGGCCTTGGCTTCGATACTAGAGATTCATCAAGTAAATTGATATGGCTTCATACTGGACAATATCATCACCATGTTGGATTACATTTACAGTCAACTCAAGATAATTATCAAATGTTAGATATCAGTACGGAATATAGTGGTCTAAAATATTTTGAAATACGATTCATCGACAAAGAGGACTTCCAGTCATTCAAGCAGTTTATGGAGGTCAGTCATTATCAATTGATTCAAGAAGATCAATCTACTTTAATACAACTTATACCTCAATTAAAGTGTAAAGTACTCTACAAAAAATAATTAATTTCGATACTATTAATATTAAAATCTAATAAACAGATTAATATAATATAGAACAACCGACCCATCATCCTTATACGAAGTGGAGTCGGTTGTTTTTTAATATGTTGATTAATAAAACGAGTGTCATTATGATTATAAATGATTATTCCATAATCATCTAACTTATTATATCTATTTATCAAGCTCATCTAGAAGTGCTTGTTCTTCTGCTTTTAACCTTTTCTTATATCCAATTCTTGCAATCAAAATACTAATCTCATACAACACAATGAGTGGTAACGTGACTAATACATGTGTCATAATATCAGGTGGTGCAATAAATGATGCGACGACAAATAAAATGAAATATGCATACTTACGATATTTTCTAAGCATCATCGGCGTCACAATACCAAGCCTTGTCAAAAACAATAATACAATTGGAAATTGAAAAATAAGTCCAAATGGAATGGTCATTTGGAAAAGAAATGAAAAATATTCATTAATCCCAATTGTTGTCTCGATGCCCATATCAGCACTTAATAACGTCGTAAATCTAATGACCAATGGAACAACAACATAAAAACCAAATAAAATACCAAGAATCAATAATAGTATCGCAAATGGTATATAACTCAGTGTTGCCTTTTGCTCTTTTTCGTGGAGTCCAGGTGATACAAATGCCCATGTTTGATACATGATCAGTGGTGAGACGATAATGAATGCAATTACAATCGATACAGATAAATAAATACGTAGAGGATCAATCACTTTAAACGCATGTAAATTAAAATGCTCTGCAATTTCAATATGTTGTAAGTATTCAATAATTGGTTTCGCAAAAAATAAACTTACCATCAATGCAATCACAAACACAACCAGTACTAATATTACACGATTCCTAAGTTCTTGAATATGTTCAGACAATTCTCTTTGTTCATCAATATCGTATTGCTTCATCTCCTCACTCCTTTCACACAAAAAATGCGACCCAGTAGGTCACATTATTAAAATTATAAATTATTTGTCTTCACTTGATTTAGTTTTAGCATTATCTTTATCCTCATCGTCATCATCTGCAAGTCCTTTAGTAGCATCTTTGAACTCTTTCAACGTACTTCCCATCGCTTTACCAAATTCAGGTAATTTTTTAGGCCCAAATAATATTAAAGCAAGCACAGCAATAATTATCAGACCTGTTTGACTTACAATGCCTAAAGTTAGCATGTTATAACACTCCCTTAAAAAATTAGTTTAAAAATATTCTCTCACGAGTTATTTAAATAATATTTATATTGATATTTATAATTACAATTCATGATTCATTCGATATATCAATGACTGCAATTCAACACTCAAGTCTATATTTTGCACGTATATTCCTTCCCGTGTTGTAATTCTAGTCGGTGTAAAATTAAGTATACCTTTAATTCCAGCGTTTGTCACGTTGTCTACAACATTTTGCGCATCCTCTTTAGGGACTGTTAAAATAGCGATATCGACGTGATGTTCCTTTATAAATAACGTCATATCTGAAGCGTCATATAGGGGAACCGACAGTTTTTCTCTTAATATACTATTATTTGTATCAAAGGCTGCAATAATTTCCATTGATTCATCTAGCTGCTTAAATTTATATTGAAGAAGAGCCTTCCCTAAATTACCAACACCAATTAATATCACTTTTCGCTTACCGCTCGGGGTTAACATCTTTTCAAAGAAATATAATAACTTGTCAACTTCATAGCCATATCCTTTTTTACCAAATGTACCGAAATATGACAAATCCTTTCTAATTGTGGCCGCATCAATTCCTAATTGTTCACTAATCACTTTAGATGAAACTCTATTTTGACCTGACTCTTTAAGATGAGTAACCAGACGATAGTATATTGGTAGCCGTTCAATCGTTGCTTGAGGAATACTTCTATGATCCATCTTTATCTCCTCCTATGTGATTGTATTCACAGTGTAATTTATTATATCATACATATACATATGTCTGATATGTAATATATCAAAATTTATGAATTAAGTTTGACATTTTCAACACGTCATTATTGTTGTATGATTATAAAGAATGGAAGTGAAATGATGATATTACTACACGGTAATCAATTAACTAAATCTTATGCAACAGATCCGATATTCAAAGATATATCGATAGAAATACAACATAATGATCGAATTGCATTAATTGGTAAAAATGGTGCAGGCAAATCAACATTAATGAAGATATTAGCGCAAATTGAGTCTTATGATTCTGGAGATTTGAGCATAAAAAAACAGTGTAAAATAGGCTATTTGAGTCAGACCTTTGATTATACAGAAAATGAGACAGTCCGCCAATCTATGAAGTCTGTTTTTAAAGATACTCTAGAAATTAAAGATCAATTAGATGAATTAACGTATACGATATCCGTTGATCCAACAGAGGAAAACTTGAAACAATTCGAATCGGTGCAATCAAAATTTGAATCACTAGATGGATATTCAATAGACCATAAAATCGAATCAATCATCACCGGCCTCGGGTTTAATAAATCTGACCTTGATCAAAAAATAGCGAGTTTCAGTGGTGGACAAAAAACAAGATTATCCTTAGCTAAACTATTATTGACTTCACCTGATATTCTTATGTTAGACGAGCCTACAAACCACCTTGATATGGATACCGTTGATTGGTTAGAGCAATATCTCATCAGATATGAAGGGGCTTTATTAATTATAAGTCATGATCGTTATTTCTTAGATAAAATTGTAAATAAAACATATCATATGACATTTAATCGTCTTGATAAATATCACGGTAATTATAGTACGTATTTAAAAGAGAAGCAATTGCGTCTTGAAGATGCTAAAGAAGCCTACATTACACAACAAAAAGAAATCAAAAAGCTAGAAACTTTTGTTCAGAAAAATATTGCTAGAGCATCTACTTCAAATATGGCCAAATCTAGGCGAAAACAATTAGAAAAGATGGATCGTTTAGATAATCCGATGATAGAAGCAACTGAAATGAATTTAAGCTTCGATATTCATAAGCAAAGTGGGAAAGATGTCTTCACATTAAAAGGATTGACAGTCGGGTATGATAAACCATTGAAAGAAAATATAAATCTATCGATATACAAAGATGATCGAATCGGAATTATAGGGCCGAATGGTGTAGGTAAATCAACTCTAATCAAAACAATTGCTAAAGAAATTCCTCCAATCGACGGTGAAGTCATATATGGGTCGAACGTAAAGGTTGGGTACTATGATCAAGCACAAGCTGAGATTTTCACAAATAACACGATATTAGAAGAGTTATGGAGTACTTATCCAGACTATAATGAATCATATATTCGAACAGTGCTTGGACGATTCCTTTTCACACAAGATGACGTATTGAAAATTGTGAAAGATTTATCTGGTGGTGAGAAAGCACGATTACAACTTGCTAAACTCATGCTTCAAGATCATAATGTTCTAATATTTGATGAGCCAACGAACCATTTAGATATGGATAGTAAAGAAGTGCTAGAATCTGCTCTATCAAACTATCCTGGAACAATTATATTTGTTTCTCATGATCGTTATTTCATCGACGCAATCGCAAATAAAATACTATCTTTATACGACAATCAATATGAGTGGTATTTAGGTAACTATTCTTATTACTTAGAAAAAAAAGCTGAACAATCTGCGATAGATTCTGTACAAGTTGATTCCTCAACTAATGAAACTACATCACCTGCAAATTCATCCTATCAACAGGAGAAAGAACTTAAGAACAAACGTCGAAAACTTGAAAAAGAACGAGACAAACTACTTTTAGAAATCGAGCAATACGAAGCAGAAATCGATACGATTAATCATCAAATGACAGATGAGCACAATGTATCTAATATTGAGAGGCTTACCGAACTTCAATATGATAAAGAAAAAATTCAAAATATTATTCAAGACAAGTTAGGTCAATGGGAGTCTATTGAGATAGAACTTGAAGAGATGATTGATAAATAAAATAAACTATCATTAACCGGGCCATTCACTTCCCGTAATCAGAGTATTTCTGATTTACTCTGATTACCAACCTATTTTCGACTCAGTTCTTTCCCGTATTCAGAGTATTTACGTTTTACTCTGATTATCAGCCTATTTTCCGCTCATTTCCTCCTCGTATTCAGAGTTTTTCTGATTTACTCTGATTACATGAAATATGTCATAAACAATAAAGAATCCTTTTCAAATAAGATATCTGTATACATTATATTTGTATACAAAAAGAGAAATTCGAAACTTGATTTCGAATTTCTCTTTTTTCGGTTGGAATAAATCAACGATTTATTCCAACCTTTATTCTTTTAAGTTTATAACACATATTCTTCATATGGGATCGGCAATATACGATGTTTGTATTGCAACCGTTCAGGATGAAATCCGTGTTGAGGGATTAACACTCCTGGTTGAATCAGTTCAACCACTCTATTTAATTCCTCAATGGATGCATGTCCTCTTTGATGAAAGCTAATAAACTCAATATCTAGTTTCAATAACCATTCTTTTAACACTTTAAAACTAGGATCAAAGTCTCCAAGTGGCATGCCATTATTGTGTAAATATTTATAATGAGACAATGATTTTTTATTCAATAAAAGCATATTACGGTAATCATGTTGAATAATAACGTTCTGTTTACCTAATGCCTCATCGAAAGTAATTTTACGAATAGATTGTATGTTGACCGTTTGAGCTGGTTTAACCGAATCATAATATGAAACATGTGATAAATCATATTTATAGTATTGCTCAATTAAATACGCAATTTTCTCATCGACGATCAATTCATAATTTAACTGTCGAGCTTTATCAATCCATTGAATAATATTATCGATATTACGATGATATAAGTTGAGTATAAAATTTTGATGTGTCATAAGGATTTCATCAAAATCTACATCGATTCGTTCAGCCTTGTTCTCTTCATCAAAACTATATGATGTCGTCTCGATGATCAAATAATCAACATTATAACTCTCTTTCACCCACTGTAATGTATCTTTATCGCGCGCTTCAAATTTAATATCACCCGAATACATAATTGATGTGTCAGGTGTATCAATTCGTATCGCACACGATCCTAATACATCATGATTCACAGGAATAAATGTTATATGAATGTATTGGTCTATACAATATGATTGATTTACTTCACACTCGGTAAGTCGATCACTCGTTACACCGGGTTGGCCATCTTCAATGACCGTCAAATGATGATATAGTGTTTTTGAACCGTTACTTGTCCAAATCGGTATATCACTTGGAATATGCTCTATACACCCATTATGATCAAGATGCATATGGCTAATTCCGACTACTGTTTTCTGATGATTATTGTCATAAAAATTAGGTATATCTGGTGCTTTACCTAATGTAATCATATCTTCTATACGATCCACTCTCACATCAAATAAATCATCATACAATGGGCTAGTCATTGTCGTACCGAAATCAGCAATAAATCGTTCATCTTTATATTCGATACTAAACGTTGTACCACCAATAGTATTTGTTCCTCTATAAAACTTCAAAGTCGTTTCCATATTGATTTTACCTTTACAAATTATTTAGCTTCATCGATTG
The DNA window shown above is from Abyssicoccus albus and carries:
- a CDS encoding ABC-F family ATP-binding cassette domain-containing protein translates to MILLHGNQLTKSYATDPIFKDISIEIQHNDRIALIGKNGAGKSTLMKILAQIESYDSGDLSIKKQCKIGYLSQTFDYTENETVRQSMKSVFKDTLEIKDQLDELTYTISVDPTEENLKQFESVQSKFESLDGYSIDHKIESIITGLGFNKSDLDQKIASFSGGQKTRLSLAKLLLTSPDILMLDEPTNHLDMDTVDWLEQYLIRYEGALLIISHDRYFLDKIVNKTYHMTFNRLDKYHGNYSTYLKEKQLRLEDAKEAYITQQKEIKKLETFVQKNIARASTSNMAKSRRKQLEKMDRLDNPMIEATEMNLSFDIHKQSGKDVFTLKGLTVGYDKPLKENINLSIYKDDRIGIIGPNGVGKSTLIKTIAKEIPPIDGEVIYGSNVKVGYYDQAQAEIFTNNTILEELWSTYPDYNESYIRTVLGRFLFTQDDVLKIVKDLSGGEKARLQLAKLMLQDHNVLIFDEPTNHLDMDSKEVLESALSNYPGTIIFVSHDRYFIDAIANKILSLYDNQYEWYLGNYSYYLEKKAEQSAIDSVQVDSSTNETTSPANSSYQQEKELKNKRRKLEKERDKLLLEIEQYEAEIDTINHQMTDEHNVSNIERLTELQYDKEKIQNIIQDKLGQWESIEIELEEMIDK
- a CDS encoding redox-sensing transcriptional repressor Rex, whose protein sequence is MDHRSIPQATIERLPIYYRLVTHLKESGQNRVSSKVISEQLGIDAATIRKDLSYFGTFGKKGYGYEVDKLLYFFEKMLTPSGKRKVILIGVGNLGKALLQYKFKQLDESMEIIAAFDTNNSILREKLSVPLYDASDMTLFIKEHHVDIAILTVPKEDAQNVVDNVTNAGIKGILNFTPTRITTREGIYVQNIDLSVELQSLIYRMNHEL
- the tatA gene encoding twin-arginine translocase TatA/TatE family subunit; its protein translation is MLTLGIVSQTGLIIIAVLALILFGPKKLPEFGKAMGSTLKEFKDATKGLADDDDEDKDNAKTKSSEDK
- a CDS encoding MBL fold metallo-hydrolase, coding for METTLKFYRGTNTIGGTTFSIEYKDERFIADFGTTMTSPLYDDLFDVRVDRIEDMITLGKAPDIPNFYDNNHQKTVVGISHMHLDHNGCIEHIPSDIPIWTSNGSKTLYHHLTVIEDGQPGVTSDRLTECEVNQSYCIDQYIHITFIPVNHDVLGSCAIRIDTPDTSIMYSGDIKFEARDKDTLQWVKESYNVDYLIIETTSYSFDEENKAERIDVDFDEILMTHQNFILNLYHRNIDNIIQWIDKARQLNYELIVDEKIAYLIEQYYKYDLSHVSYYDSVKPAQTVNIQSIRKITFDEALGKQNVIIQHDYRNMLLLNKKSLSHYKYLHNNGMPLGDFDPSFKVLKEWLLKLDIEFISFHQRGHASIEELNRVVELIQPGVLIPQHGFHPERLQYKHRILPIPYEEYVL
- the tatC gene encoding twin-arginine translocase subunit TatC, which codes for MKQYDIDEQRELSEHIQELRNRVILVLVVFVIALMVSLFFAKPIIEYLQHIEIAEHFNLHAFKVIDPLRIYLSVSIVIAFIIVSPLIMYQTWAFVSPGLHEKEQKATLSYIPFAILLLILGILFGFYVVVPLVIRFTTLLSADMGIETTIGINEYFSFLFQMTIPFGLIFQFPIVLLFLTRLGIVTPMMLRKYRKYAYFILFVVASFIAPPDIMTHVLVTLPLIVLYEISILIARIGYKKRLKAEEQALLDELDK